From Ananas comosus cultivar F153 linkage group 8, ASM154086v1, whole genome shotgun sequence, one genomic window encodes:
- the LOC109713623 gene encoding metalloendoproteinase 4-MMP — protein sequence MLPLIPTVLVLLLCPSLLARPAPDGASPTDTWRSSERLLGAGRGSHVAGVGDLKRYLARFGYLPGSAASDRTDSFDARFESAVSLYQTRLGLPVSGKLDAATLAEIAAPRCGVPDRPAARADSVRRFAFFPGSPRWARPGPLVLTYAISPAATIDYVPRAAVAAAFRRAFARWARVIPVRFAEARDYGAADVKVGFYAGEHGDGEPFDGVLGVLAHAFSPESGRLHLDAAERWAVDFDAERSAVAVDLESVATHEIGHVLGLAHSPVRGAVMYPSLRPRTRKAELGADDVRGVQALYGSNPNFSFSSLSASSSDTSASASVAAAWSSTSTRVGIVLVAAATVIFPFI from the coding sequence ATGCTTCCTCTGATCCCCACCGTCCTCGTTCTCCTCCTCTGCCCCTCGCTCCTCGCGAGGCCCGCCCCGGACGGGGCTAGCCCGACCGACACGTGGCGGTCGTCCGAGCGGCTCCTGGGCGCGGGGCGCGGGAGCCACGTGGCGGGCGTGGGGGACCTGAAGCGCTACCTGGCCCGGTTCGGCTACCTCCCCGGCTCGGCCGCGTCGGACCGGACCGACTCGTTCGACGCCCGGTTCGAGTCGGCCGTGAGCCTCTACCAGACCCGGCTCGGCCTCCCGGTCTCGGGCAAGCTCGACGCCGCCACGCTCGCCGAGATCGCCGCCCCGCGCTGCGGCGTCCCCGACCGCCCCGCCGCCCGAGCCGACTCGGTCCGGCGCTTCGCGTTCTTTCCGGGCTCACCCCGCtgggcccggcccggcccgttGGTGCTGACGTACGCGATCTCGCCCGCGGCGACGATCGACTACGTGCCGcgcgcggcggtggcggcggcgttCCGGCGCGCGTTCGCGCGGTGGGCGCGGGTGATCCCGGTGCGCTTCGCGGAGGCGCGCGACTACGGCGCCGCGGACGTGAAGGTGGGGTTCTACGCGGGCGAGCACGGCGACGGCGAGCCCTTCGACGGGGTGCTCGGGGTGCTCGCGCACGCGTTCTCGCCGGAGAGCGGCCGCCTCCACCTCGACGCGGCGGAGCGGTGGGCCGTGGACTTCGACGCGGAGAGatcggcggtggcggtggacTTGGAGTCGGTGGCGACGCACGAGATCGGGCACGTGCTGGGGCTGGCGCACTCGCCGGTGAGGGGGGCCGTCATGTACCCGAGCCTCAGACCCCGGACCAGGAAGGCGGAGCTCGGCGCCGACGACGTCCGAGGGGTGCAAGCGCTCTACGGCTCCAACCCCAACTTCAGCTTCAGCTCGCTCTCCGCATCGTCGTCCGACACGTCCGCCTCCGCTTCCGTCGCCGCCGCATGGAGTAGTACTAGTACTCGTGTAGGAATAGTTCTGGTGGCGGCTGCGACCGTTATTTTTCCGTTTATATGA
- the LOC109713622 gene encoding S-norcoclaurine synthase 1-like, translated as MEKWNRGKITGSLPVENVQALASTYNGSHENKNIPERYIRPEIEHEAVDCVNGVDLPVIDLARLNDPQFYKEESAKLRVACEEWGFFQLVNHGVPDEVIDKMRADIIEFFKQPLEQKKAYSQLPNGLEGYGQAFVTSEDQKLDWGDMFFLIVRPVASRDMRFWPNNPPTFRDSLEKFSLEMKDIAGRLLELIAKDLGVAAEVLLNLFDDLPQSLRMNYYPPCPQADQVLGLSPHSDGSGLTLLLQVNDVHGLEIKKGGKWVAVQALPCALIVNIGDILEVLSNGRYKSIEHRAMINTKRERISAAVFHSTHENSIVGPLPELVKDGEMLYKTVGFLDFAKSFLAAKLDGKSHLECMKIEK; from the exons ATGGAGAAATGGAATCGTGGAAAGATTACTGGATCCCTCCCTGTTGAGAACGTGCAGGCTCTCGCGTCGACTTATAATGGGTCACACGAAAATAAGAATATCCCCGAGCGATACATTAGGCCCGAGATCGAGCACGAAGCAGTCGATTGCGTAAATGGAGTTGATCTTCCGGTGATCGATCTCGCGAGGTTGAATGATCCCCAGTTCTATAAAGAGGAGTCCGCGAAACTTCGAGTTGCTTGCGAAGAGTGGGGTTTCTTCCAG CTCGTAAATCACGGAGTGCCCGACGAAGTGATCGACAAAATGCGGGCCGACATAATCGAATTCTTCAAGCAGCCCCTCGAGCAAAAGAAGGCGTATTCGCAGCTGCCGAACGGTCTCGAAGGTTACGGCCAGGCCTTCGTTACATCGGAGGACCAGAAACTGGACTGGGGCGACATGTTCTTCCTCATCGTTCGGCCGGTCGCATCGAGGGACATGAGATTCTGGCCTAATAACCCTCCTACTTTCAG GGACTCGCTTGAAAAGTTCTCACTGGAGATGAAGGACATTGCAGGCCGTCTTTTGGAGTTGATAGCCAAGGACTTGGGAGTGGCAGCAGAGGTGCTGCTTAATCTCTTCGACGACTTGCCGCAGAGTTTGAGGATGAACTACTATCCCCCCTGCCCGCAGGCCGATCAGGTGTTGGGCCTTTCGCCGCACTCAGACGGTTCGGGGTTGACGCTGCTTCTGCAAGTGAACGATGTTCATGGATTGGAGATAAAGAAGGGCGGCAAATGGGTCGCGGTTCAAGCCCTTCCGTGCGCGCTTATCGTCAACATCGGAGATATCCTTGAG GTACTGAGCAATGGACGGTACAAAAGTATCGAGCATCGGGCCATGATAAACACGAAGAGAGAACGCATCTCAGCTGCTGTATTCCACAGCACACATGAGAACTCCATTGTCGGCCCTCTTCCGGAGCTCGTAAAGGACGGGGAGATGCTTTACAAAACAGTAGGCTTTCTCGATTTCGCCAAGTCCTTCTTGGCCGCAAAGCTTGATGGGAAGAGTCATTTGGAGTGCATGAAGATcgagaaataa
- the LOC109713620 gene encoding phenolic glucoside malonyltransferase 1-like: protein MPGVRTVKVSRVHLAADSNSASETITPLSFFDMRWISFQPVQNLLLYPDAHLSPSSFHSYKSSLSKTLTLFRPLAGKLAYRPALDDVVIDCSFDDGVAFVEALSDIDVRRIAEDDTHDTGAFLNLVPEIAADEMPVPVLAVQVTAFVGGGAAVGVAIHHAAVDGRAFWRFVEAWAAECRADCRVVPGPLPSHDRAVIAVPAKDAIAKRYLSFLAPNRPKLPPTSNKSLQDRLRLTRRTFTLNATAIQSLKQRAKLLQLLHEERTSPLSRTPSTFEALAAHSWISLALAKGLARDRPAFLFFLADCRARLSPPVDANYTGNCLRGVKVCSTESNLTAPDGHARACAAIARAVRAVEQEPVRGIEKWPEEFASLPPGMKVNVAGSPRQAGYATDFGWGRPRRVELVSMNFDGEVVMCKGRDEGTVQVSVAIAAQQMEAFAEVFSRGLDTAKHSNIRALVGKL from the exons ATGCCGGGAGTTCGCACCGTTAAAGTCTCCCGTGTCCATCTCGCTGCGGACTCTAATTCTGCGTCCGAAACGATCACGCCGCTCTCCTTCTTCGATATGCGTTGGATCTCGTTCCAGCCCGTCCAAAATCTCCTGCTCTACCCCGATGCTCAcctctctccttcctctttccACTCTTACAAATCATCTCTCTCGAAAACACTCACTTTATTCCGCCCGCTCGCCGGTAAGCTCGCCTACCGCCCCGCGTTGGACGATGTCGTCATCGACTGCTCCTTCGACGACGGTGTCGCGTTCGTCGAGGCCCTGTCGGACATCGACGTGCGCCGCATCGCCGAAGACGACACACACGATACCGGGGCGTTTCTGAATCTCGTGCCGGAGATCGCGGCGGATGAGATGCCGGTGCCGGTGTTGGCGGTGCAGGTCACGGCGTTCGTCGGGGGCGGGGCGGCGGTGGGGGTGGCGATCCACCACGCGGCGGTGGACGGCCGGGCGTTCTGGCGGTTCGTGGAGGCGTGGGCCGCGGAGTGCCGTGCGGACTGTCGGGTTGTGCCGGGCCCTCTGCCGTCGCATGACCGAGCGGTGATCGCAGTCCCCGCAAAGGACGCGATCGCGAAGAGGTATTTGAGCTTCCTGGCGCCTAACCGACCCAAG TTGCCACCAACCTCAAACAAATCCCTCCAAGATCGCCTACGTCTCACGAGAAGAACCTTCACACTGAACGCAACGGCAATTCAATCTCTAAAACAACGAGCAAAGCTGCTACAACTACTACACGAGGAACGTACGAGTCCACTCTCAAGAACCCCTTCCACCTTCGAGGCCCTCGCCGCGCACTCCTGGATCTCTCTCGCCCTCGCCAAGGGCCTTGCCCGCGATCGCCCCGcattcctcttcttcctcgccGACTGCCGTGCGCGCCTCAGCCCACCCGTCGACGCCAACTACACGGGCAATTGCCTTCGTGGTGTCAAGGTCTGCTCCACCGAGTCAAACCTCACAGCCCCCGATGGGCACGCGAGGGCTTGCGCGGCGATCGCACGAGCGGTTCGTGCAGTGGAGCAGGAGCCGGTGCGAGGGATCGAAAAATGGCCCGAGGAGTTTGCGAGCTTACCTCCAGGAATGAAG GTTAATGTGGCGGGATCACCACGGCAGGCAGGGTACGCGACAGACTTCGGATGGGGGAGGCCGAGGAGGGTGGAGCTCGTGTCGATGAACTTCGATGGGGAGGTGGTGATGTGCAAGGGGAGGGACGAGGGCACGGTGCAGGTATCCGTCGCGATTGCCGCGCAGCAGATGGAGGCTTTTGCCGAAGTGTTCTCGAGAGGTCTGGATACCGCCAAGCACTCCAATATTCGTGCATTAGTAGGCAAATTATGA